The DNA segment CATTCTTCAGGTATAAGAGTGTTCGGGGCACAGATTAACTCCAAATCGCaataggtgtgtaatcacactacttcAATTGTCACatgacaaaagccgaaaaactggtaccatcgatgccacacgggcgtgcgctcgctcgtgtggtcaaCTAAATGCATAAGCGCGAGCATGTGATTGTAGAGGCCACTATGAGCGATCTTGTGGGTTTAGGtcgttttgggccacgttgggacGAAATGGGCCGTGAGGGCCCCACTAGCTCGTAGGCCCCACACAGGTAAACCATACAGATGTGTGGACTTTTGTGGACCAGGCTATGTAGATCACACAGCCAAGGTAACTATTGTGCTtaatgggccacacgggcgtgtgggcccacatgggccgtatCATGGGCTTTGGCCTATTTccactgtttgactattaaggtCGCATGGGTCGCCTAAGACGATTGTGGGCCTACTGATGTGTCGGTAAGTACACATAGAGCCCTTattgataaaatgactgttataccctgAGTAGTAAAATAATTGATATACCCCTATGTTATATTCgactgtattcgagcatgacattttgcatacacatatatattatgacatgacatgttgcatgggggtgcgtttgatatatttggaggaagtgtatcgtattggtagctctgctgcatatactggttagtgccgcaaccggtactatgttctagagtgtagggatgggtgggtcaattttatccccacatggagtgtagggttggatggagtggagtgtagaggatggatgggtaggatctctGATTGCATCTTTGATACtgtactgaattgggctaaggcccacactaatacTGTTACtgtagtgggctaaggcccacacttaTTTGGCTACTGATAAAGGCCTATGCCCAGACTGTTTACATTACATAATTTACTGTTTGATAATTtgggattatacactgagtttctATAAACTTACTCTTCTGCTTATTTGCACAGGTAACCTTTAGGCAGGTCAGTGCTGTGAGGGACTTGAAGATTGCCACACCACAGTTTATGTTTTTTCGTTTTTGATTTCTAGTAAAGGtattttaatttgggtaaattttatgtaataaggccattttaaatttttatttttatctgggaatttatttaatttgacttATATTTGTTAGCAATAGGGCTTGGTTTTTCAAAAGGTAAAAAATTTTCAACTACCATGCTATGTAACTGGTTTGAAAAGCTTCCGCACGAACAATGTTTTTAAAGTGTAACACCGATTTAGTATGACATATGCTTTGCTAAACAAAACTGCAAATTTAACAACATAAGTTTGCTACTCATAAGGATCACCAACAAGGTTTTAACACCAACGGACCTTTCCAATAGAACTACGCTTTTCAAAACTCACTCCAATTTGACATCACAgtttcgaccataatgtctaggccagatttggggtgttacatttagtggtatcagagccaggtttgcaaaactcgactgtagATTTGGGTTTTTCCTATAAAcgtaaatttcaaaaaaaaattatttcaaatgatATTTTGGGATATGGTTTCTGAATGTGTGGTCTATCGAGTCTCCGGAGCCGATTCTATAAGTTCTTTAAACCTACTGTTCGATTTAATTGGAATACTGAGAATATCGTAGATAATAGATTGTACTGGAACCTTTATTGGGGTTACTTgaaactgtagtaagactacgATCTACGAAAACAAACAACTCTAAATTATTGATGCTATTTTTTATAAAACGTtcgttaataaacactggaactgtaaaactgatgcataaaactgttaatacagataataCGTAAATTGATAATGACCATCAGAGGTACTCgaggaaggggtacaagaggccgcggcAGAGGCCATAGAGGTGCTCAGGCTGGGTCCTCGGCATCGAGCCATATGCCTAACGTTGAGGCAAGAGAGGCATCGGATTCACCTGTGACTAAACTGGGTCACACGATCGGGTATCTAgggatgacgcactgtcccaagctatgctgcgatttctggaaagggttgctgggcccAATACTTGTACTGTGGACCGTGGGTGGGTAACGGAATGACTCTGGTCTAATGGGGCTGATATCTTTAGGGGTAccgctggagttgcccctaatgtggctgaatattggatagaggctaagagaggatcatggatgacctcgactgcaccACAGAgtagaaactaaaaggtgcagtgtcgTTGTTAAGAGATGAAGCCTctcagtggtggcttactgtgaAAAAGGGTACTTAGCCCGATCGTTTGACTGAGGAGTTTTTCAAAAATGCATTCCAAGGAAACTATGTGAGCACCAGTTATGTGGATACTCGCAGGGGGGAGTTTCTGAATCTGACCCAAGGGGATAAGTCCGTGGCTGAATATAAGGCAGAATTTTTGCGATTGAGCCGCTATGCGCGAGGCATGGTGGCCACTGAGTATGAGCCTTACGTGTGTTTTGAGGATGGCTTCAGAGATGATCTacgagttttgatagctccacagagggagcgagattttccTGTGCTAGTGTAAAAGACGAAGATCGTCAAGGATGTGAAACGCGTTGAGCGCTAGATTCGTGAGTCGGAAAAGGTTAGGAATAAGAGGGTTTGGGAGCCCTCAAGTTTAGTTTTGAGGCCTAAGAAGAAGACCAGAGTTGATGGCCCAGTCAGAGTTGGGCCCCCTGTTGCTACTTTTGGATTGCAGCCTTGTACTGTTTGTGAGAAATGCCATCAAGGCGAGTGCTGGGTTCGgataggggcatgtttgaggtgcagATCTATGGAGCACCGTAACAGGGATTGTCTACGGAGGctcgatcagatgcaagctattgGTATGGATATTGTTCAGTCGTAGAGAGGTtttcagcagccaccgagaggcctggtcaggccagaggtggaaatggtactGGCCATGGTCGTGGAGCAACGGGCAAAAGTGATGGACATATTGAGGCGAGGCAGATGTTATTACAGGTATGTTCTttattcataatgtaccttatactgcatttattgatgttggatctacgcactcttatatagcatgcactgtTTCTAAGACTTTGGGTATAATGGTTGAaaacactacgagtgaggttactgtgttgagtccattagggcagtcgatgagagtgaataaattgtttaaggatGTTCCTTTGGAGGTTCAAGAAATGATCTTTTTAGTGAACTTAATGGAACTTTCTTTTGGGGAATTTGACATAATATTGGGCATGGACCGGATGGTTAAGCATCAGGCCAATTTGGACTCTGCTGCAAAGCGGATGATACTGAGAACTAAAAATGGTGGTGAAGTAATTCTGGTTGGGGTGCGTCGAAATTATCTGttaaatgtgatttctgcacttagGGTTGAGAAGTTGATGcgtaagggttgtgaggtgtATTTAGCCTACGTCAGTGCTTCGAGTTCTGAGGTTTCATCTATGAAAGATATAAGAATAGTTAAGGATTTTCTGGATGTCTTTCCCAATGAGTTACCGGGGTTACCTCCTAACCGTGAAGTTGATTTTGGGATAGAGCTCTtgcctggtacagctccggtgtctatcgccccttatagaatggcaccgaaagagcttgaGGAGCTTAAAGCGCAGATTCAAAAGTTACTAGATCGAGGGTTTATttgtcctagtgtgtctccgtggggagcactggttttatttgtgaaaaagaaggatggaactatgtatatgtgcatcgactatcaaCAACTGAACAAATTGACTGTTAAAAGTAAATACCCTTTACCGAGGATTGACGATCTTTTTGACCAGTTTTGAGGTGCTTCGGTCTTTTCTAATTTTGATTTCTGATCAGGGTACCATCAACAAAGTGTAAAACCCGAACCTGTAACCGTCGTCGGAAGGGTTACAAGGTGTTACCGAACAGTTCACAACTTAAAAGCCACCATAAGAACTCATTTAATAGAAATATAACCTTCTCTaactcttttaaaaataaaagcatcTGTTCGAAAAaccacttaatcaaatttatcattttggatCAATTACACGAGTTTAGTCGAATGCAATTAGTGCTCAATACTAAGATTCACTTCATCTATATTCAATCATTCTATACACATAATCGTTTCATAGATATATATATCAAAGTATCAAACATAATTCATCTTGCATAACTACACTACAAATAACAAATATGCATAATACATCGCAACTAGTTTTAACTATTGCATTAATGCACCAACTAAATCTAAAGTAACGAGATACACAACCAAAACCTATTCAATAACCATCTACCCGGCTAAATACATAAGAACATGTATGATTAGATTCTCGTTTTAGAAATAAGACATATATTAGACATCTAACTCCAAAATTATAACATCCATAAGAGTGATCAAAACCTGAAATCGCATTTAACTAAATAGacaagccatattcgcatggcttttTACAAGTACTGGaacaaaatataacatttcaaaatgttatttagcctatacatgccataagtttagCTTAAAACATAAAATACCAAATCAGTCGATAATGTGACGAGATGCTGACGATTCCCGAGCTTTCAACTGATTTCaagaatctataaaacagagaaacataaaatttaaagtaaGCATTTCATATGCTTAGAAAGTCCTTCAGCTATGTTTTGTACTAAGTTTGAATAAATGATAGATATAAGAATCGAAATTGGTTTATTAGAAATTGTTATGTCCTTGCTGAATGTGATTTCCATTCATTTACCCAATTCGTTCTTGCATCTAGAATCTTAGCTCAAAGTCCAACTCTATAATCAATATAATACCGAATAAACAACTCACATAATTTAAATAGAACAAATGTCACAAGTCACATATCTCAAGACTCAACTTAATTATCCTCAAAGCTATACTATTAACGAATATTTCTTATAACACATAACTTCATTTCATAGATTTTGCATATACCTCAATTGGCCGAATATTTTTGTAATTCATAACCATTTTCCATCAATGCGAAAGATAGCTTAACAAATCACTCCCTTATGCATCTATAGTCAAATATTCAACTCCTAAATTTGTCAATACTTACGCTATGTCACCTTTTGCATACACATAAATAGCCAAATATTAAGAAGAAAGACTTTTGCATCACATATAGATTTTTACCTATACGAGCAAATATACGAATTCAAATAAACATCACATTTTTCATATCAGCATGACTAAATGATCCATATCCAAAGTAACGCCTTTTATAAACTACAATGTGACTGAACACATATAAAACCATAGGGTCGAATTTTTACTTACTTAAATTCCTCATCAAATTGAATTTAATTCACCGGCATCAACTTGCTAGGTATAAACCTGAAtctcacaccggcacaaggcctacTAGACCAAAGTCTGATATATGTTCACCAACAATATGCTTGCTAGGCATAAGCCCGAATACATTCTATAGTAGTAACTTATTAGGCCATTAGCCTAATTTATTTTCACCGGCCATAGGCCTGCTAGGCACCAGCCTGTATAGCTCAAACATGTAATTCATACAAACACTTAGATATCACATTATATTACTCATTTGTTCATGCAAATTTTGATACTCTTACATACCCCAAAACATCAATGAACCACAACCAATATGTTTCCTTAATGTCTTAGACATTTAGCTAACATAATGAACATAGACAGAAAGTTCAAAGATTTAAGCCACAATCAACAACTTATAAAACTACCATTTGAACAAATTATCCTTTAATCTTCATTCGGCATTTGCTTATATGACATCATATTTTTCGAttcaacaattaaatttatttctacTTATAATCAAGTTCATTTTGtgacttaagaacttaccttgataaaTTCGTACGACCGTTTTGGCTACTCAGCTAGCCTCGCTTTTCCCCGATCCGAGTTAGGCCTCTTTTGATCTTGGGCTTAATTTAAAGATAAATTGaactcatttaatcaatttatccaTTTAACTTACTaaacaaataaaatcatataattgtgaaattttaacatTAACCCCTCTAAAACAAAACAATTCACAATTTAGGCTTAAATCACAAAAGCAATTAAAATCACAACCTAAAAGACGTTCATCCACCACACATACTTTAAATTTCTAACTTCCAAAACAAAATCTAACAATATCCCTTCATGGCCGAATGAACATATAGCtatcaattcaaaaattaacaCTTTGGCTTTAAATGTAACTTAACAACCAactcaaaataacaaaatttaacgaAAACTAAGTTGAAAACTCACCTTATTTTGCTTGGGAAATGACCGAATATATGAAGCTTGTttcgttctttttttttattttctttgttaatcaCGGCTTGAAGATGAACATGCAAAGTggctttctattttattttaatataaattcatttatttaaccattaactaatatgtcatataaatattaattaatttaattgcttTCAATAGATAATGACGTCCCACATTAAACTAAATGGCACAATTGCAACTTAACCACTCCCTAGAATTTAACATTCATAATTTGACCATTACACAATCAACCACAAAGTATTcgctttacgcgattaagtcctatTTATCAGATCGGATAATCAAacgatgaaattttaaaatgaaattttcacacaactaATTCAAGCATTcagaataagaaaaataatatttaattatttttcttactcagattcgtggtcccgaaaccaccattccggttagggtcaaaatcaggctgttacactaAGGGTCAAGGAAACTAATGTTTACAAGACAgcttttaggactcgttatggtcactacgagtttctATTAATGTCGTTTGGACTAATGAATGCACCAGTAGCTTTTATGcatctgatgaactgagtgttctagccctatctggatcggttcgtagtagtgtttatagatgacattttgaggACTGAGGAGGAACATGATGCACATCTTTGAGTTGTTCTGTATATTTTGAGGGAGAAACAATTATACgctaaattcagcaagtgtgaattctggttacgtgaggtaacttttctgggtcatgtggtgtccgctgaggggattagggttgatcctcgaaaaattgaagttGTTCTAGACTAGAAGCAGCCTAAGTCggtatctgagattcgaagttttctaggTCTTGCAGgctattatagacggtttgttgaTGCACTTTTGACTAAGTTACTACGTAAAGGGGTACCATTTAACTGGACTAATAAGTAGTAGGAAAGTTTTGAGAGacttaagaaagttctgactgaggctcCCGTCTTAGTACAGCCAAAGTCTAAAAAGGAATTCACTGTCTATAACGATGCATCACATGTTagtttaggatgtgtgttgatgcaagggGGTAAGGTAGTGGCTTATTGGTCTCGTTAGCTTAAAGACGCATGAGGCGAACTATCCAatgcatgacttggagttagccGCAGTGGTGttcgcactaaaaatttggaggcattacttatacggtgagaagtgtatcatttacacggatcacaaaagtctcaagtatctcctcactcagaaggagatAAACCTTAGGCAGCACGGATGAATTGaactacttaaggattatgactgttcgattgaataccatccagGTAGGGCTAATGTGGTGGTCGATGCACTGAGCCATAGGGTTGTGACTGATCTGAGGTCGATGTTCGcttttgatgatggtagtctgcTGGCTGAACTTTAGGTTAAAACGACGTGGACTgagtagattaagggtaaacagttggatGATGAGTCACTGGGTCCTCGTTTCCGACAAACAAAGAGTGGGGGAACTTCAGAGTTTGGACTGAATGACGAAGGGGTATTATGTTTTAGTGGAAGAATTTGTGTACCTAAGGATACTGAGTTaaggcagtctatactgcgagaggcacatagtagcccctATGCTATGCACCAAGGTGAAAATAAATTGTACAGAGATCTTCGTGAagtatattggtggccagggctTAAGCATGATGTGACTGACTTtatgggaaaatgtctgacttgccagtAGGTTAAGGCTAAACACAAGCTACCTTCAGGGTTgtttcagccagttaagattccaatGTGGAAGTGgaagagggtaaccatggactttgttagtgggttacccctaATGCCTTCTATAAAGGATGCAGTATGGttcatcatggatcgattgaccaagtctgctcatttcataccagttcatATTGATTACTCGCTATAGAAACTGGCTAAGctatatgtgtctgagatagtgtgACTACATGGAGTACCAGCCTCTATAATATCAGACAAAGATCCTCACTTCATGCTCTATTTTTGAACAAGCTACATGAAGCACTGGGTACAAGATtagactttagtactgcgttccatcctcagacagatggtcagtcagaaagggtaattcagatactgaaagatatgttaagaagttgtgtaaTAGATTTTCGAGGACTATTTGCCACTAGCAGAGTTTGCATAAACAATACCTACCAGTCCAAcgtacagatggcaccttacgaagcattatatggtcgtaggtgttgtACTCTCTcttgttggactgagttaggcAAGCGGCGTGTTCTGGGTCCTGAATTGATTTCTGATACAGAGAAAAAAGTCAAACTAATTCGAGATAGACTGAAGGCAGCTTCTGAGACACAAAAGacttatgtggatttgaaacgtaaagagaTTGAATACTCTCTGGGGGACAtagtttttctcaaggtctcgctatggaagaaggtactgaggtttgttcggaagggcaagttaagtcctagATTCATTGGATCATACCGTATATAGATGTGTGTGAGACCAGTTGCCTATCAACTCGAGTTACCTCCGAAATTGGACCGGATTCATGACGCATTTCACGCCTCCATCCTGAGGCGATATCACTCTGATCCTGTACATGTTGTCTTGACTGtagagattgaggttaggccagatctgacctttgaagAGGAGCCAGTTCAAATTTTAGATCGTGATgtaaaggttctgaggaggaagtctattctACTGGTTAAAGTTTTATGTCGTAATTACAGTTctaaggaagccacgtgggaacccgaggagacgaTGCGGTAGCAATacctttttctattttgattaggcaaatttcgaggccaaaattttcttttaggaggGTAGAATTATAACGCCCCAATCTCTCAAATCCCGAAAActgtgttaaaattattattgtgtGTAAGTGACATGGGTGTATGTTTGCCTTAGTGGTTTAGTGCTCTGGGAGTGTCTGGGAAGTCTTTGATTTAAGCCTTGACCTTAGCAAATTTTTGCTTCTAATTGAATAAATCCTTGGTTACTGTTAGtagacttttaaattaaaatgagtaAAACATGGCAATGTAACGCCTGCTAGCTTAGTGGTAAGTGGCGTATGGTGTGTGTATAGGGGTCTTGAGTTCGAGCTACCCTATACGCAAAAGGGTTATATTTTGCTGCTCTCGCAAGGTAGGTAGTTGGGGTAGACCAAAATTCTAATGGTGGAATGGTTGAGTGGGGAGTGAATAGCGGATTTTGAGGAGGGAAATGTGGGATGAGATTGAAAAGTTATTAGTTGAGAGATATGGGGAGGATTTCGTGGAGGAAAATTAGGAATGTGGAGAGAGAGGGGTTGTTGTGCCGAAATAGGATGCTTCTCAACCTTGAAGGTTAAAGTGGGGTATCTAGTCATTCGGTCATTCTCCTAGTGTAAAAAGTGAGAGCTTGTTGCTTTCATATTGTTCaataaccttttcttttccttttgatttttgtcaatttcgGTATTTTTCCCTTGGCATACTTCATTTGTGACTACCTCAATACTGCTTCTTCCCTATTCTCACCCTCTCGTAAATATTCTTCTTGCCCGAATACCTTTGCCTTGGTGGTGAGCTgactcttttcttcttctcccttAATCGAACGTTGTACCCTCTTGGGGCGAGCATCTTTTTTCTtcgccttctcttttctttttctcaatgcCTTTTTTTTCATGTTGGAATCTTGGCAAAATGCCCACCTTACTTTGTCATTCTACTTTGGTTTGGTAGGGGTGCTGTGATCTGTTAAGTTTGGTGGGTGTCTCTTATCTCATGCTTGTGCTTTTATGTTGGCCGAACATTTCAAGGTAAGCCTCAACGGGTTTTCTTTCCTTTCGATTCGTCACCTTGTTGAGTCTACTTCTTGCATTATCTCTTCTTGCCGATTACTTCTCTGTTTCCTTTTAGATTAATCTCTATTTCTGGTGTGGTGTGCTTTGCATTTTCAGTGCAATCTACTCAGACGTACCGGTAAGTGTGGTGCGATTATGATGGTATTATTATTACTTCAAGTGCGGGTCTAATATGGAAAAGCGATACCTTTTGTGTAGATAGTGGTCAAGTGGGTCGACACTTTCCTAGGAACCAAAGGTACGATTTTTGGGGACTTTTGGTAAGAAGACCATAATCGTTGGAACTCCATTAGTTTCATTTTCAATCATGAGTTACTAACTGAGTGATTGAATTATGAATCATTCTTCAGGTATAAGAGTGTTTGGGGCACAAATTAGCTTCGAATCGCAACAGGTGTTTAATTACACTACTTCAATTGTGACACAGCAAAAAGCTGAAAAACCGATACCATCGATGCCACACGGTCGTGCGCTTGCTCGTGTAGTGAACTAAATGTATAAGAGCGAGCATGTGATTGTAGAGCCACCATG comes from the Gossypium hirsutum isolate 1008001.06 chromosome A06, Gossypium_hirsutum_v2.1, whole genome shotgun sequence genome and includes:
- the LOC107963157 gene encoding uncharacterized protein is translated as MAPYEALYGRRCCTLSCWTELGKRRVLGPELISDTEKKVKLIRDRLKAASETQKTYVDLKRKEIEYSLGDIVFLKMCVRPVAYQLELPPKLDRIHDAFHASILRRYHSDPVHVVLTVEIEVRPDLTFEEEPVQILDRDVKVLRRKSILLVKVLCRNYSSKEATWEPEETMR